A genomic segment from Spongiibacter sp. IMCC21906 encodes:
- the prfA gene encoding peptide chain release factor 1: MKASIVSKLDNLLDRYEEVSALLSDAEIIADQERFRNLSKEYAELEDVVTAYSRYRQVNDDMAEAAAMLEEDDPDMREMAEEELASAKEQLESMELELQTLLLPKDPNDSHNVFLEIRAGTGGDEAAIFAGDLFRMYSRYAENQGWKIEVLNERQGEHGGYKEIISRVAGKDVFGHLKFESGAHRVQRVPETESQGRIHTSACTVAVMPEPENEEEIEINKGDLRIDTFRASGAGGQHVNKTDSAIRITHIPSGLVVECQDERSQHKNRARALSLLSARLNDARNSEQQQAQADQRRNLVGSGDRSERIRTYNFPQGRVTDHRINLTLYKLDEVMGGDVGQVVQPLRQEYQADLLSELAGS; the protein is encoded by the coding sequence ATGAAAGCATCTATCGTCAGCAAATTAGACAATTTGCTCGACCGTTATGAAGAAGTGTCGGCATTGCTTAGCGATGCTGAAATTATTGCCGACCAAGAACGGTTTCGCAATTTGTCTAAAGAATATGCCGAGCTTGAAGATGTGGTGACGGCGTATTCTCGTTATCGTCAGGTCAATGATGACATGGCTGAAGCTGCCGCCATGCTAGAAGAAGACGATCCGGACATGCGGGAAATGGCAGAAGAAGAATTGGCCAGTGCTAAAGAGCAGTTGGAGAGCATGGAGCTAGAGCTGCAAACTTTGTTGTTGCCCAAAGACCCCAATGATTCGCACAACGTTTTTTTAGAAATTCGTGCGGGTACGGGTGGCGACGAAGCGGCGATTTTTGCGGGTGATTTGTTCCGTATGTATAGCCGCTATGCGGAAAATCAGGGCTGGAAAATTGAAGTATTAAACGAGCGCCAAGGTGAGCACGGTGGCTATAAAGAAATTATTAGCCGGGTTGCGGGTAAGGACGTGTTTGGCCATTTGAAATTTGAGTCTGGTGCTCATCGTGTTCAGCGGGTGCCAGAGACCGAGTCTCAAGGCCGTATTCACACCTCAGCTTGCACTGTCGCGGTGATGCCAGAACCTGAGAACGAAGAAGAGATTGAAATCAATAAAGGTGACTTGCGTATTGATACCTTTAGAGCCAGCGGCGCAGGGGGGCAGCACGTAAACAAAACCGACTCGGCGATTCGTATTACCCATATTCCCAGTGGCTTGGTGGTTGAGTGTCAGGACGAGCGCTCTCAGCATAAAAATCGCGCCAGAGCATTGTCGTTATTGTCGGCGCGGTTAAATGACGCCCGCAACAGTGAACAGCAACAAGCGCAGGCGGATCAGCGCCGGAATTTGGTGGGTAGCGGTGATCGTTCTGAGCGCATCCGTACTTATAATTTCCCCCAGGGTCGGGTGACTGATCATCGGATTAATCTCACGCTATATAAATTAGATGAAGTGATGGGTGGTGACGTGGGGCAGGTGGTTCAGCCACTGCGTCAAGAATATCAAGCCGACTTGTTGTCCGAATTGGCGGGGTCTTGA
- the prmC gene encoding peptide chain release factor N(5)-glutamine methyltransferase gives MAGPLDGLSIQQALAYQRRLVEVSDSAGLDAALLLCAVLAKPKSYLYAWSERTLTAGEVALYFDFLDRRASGEPVAHIIGQREFWSLNLKVSPASLIPRPDTECLVEQALHFAQSRRSGKILDLGTGSGAIALALASELPQWSVVGCDCVTEAVALAEENRQKLGLANVKFMQSNWYANLTVGDKYDLIVSNPPYIEENDPHLAQGDVRFEPRSALVSGEDGLRDIRRIVAESGAYLNSGGAMLLEHGYRQGDAVRQILLSAGFLSVSTLKDLAGQDRVSWGVKADG, from the coding sequence ATGGCAGGGCCCTTAGATGGTCTTAGTATTCAGCAGGCATTGGCTTATCAGCGTCGGTTGGTGGAGGTCAGTGACTCGGCTGGGCTGGATGCGGCGTTGTTGTTGTGTGCTGTTTTAGCCAAGCCAAAAAGCTACCTCTATGCCTGGTCTGAACGGACACTGACTGCGGGTGAGGTAGCACTTTATTTCGATTTTCTAGACCGCCGCGCATCAGGCGAACCGGTGGCACATATTATTGGTCAGCGAGAGTTTTGGTCGTTGAATTTAAAGGTATCACCTGCCAGTTTAATTCCCCGGCCCGACACAGAATGCCTTGTCGAGCAGGCGTTACATTTTGCTCAATCGCGCAGGTCGGGAAAGATATTGGATTTGGGTACCGGTAGTGGCGCCATTGCCTTGGCCTTGGCCAGTGAATTGCCCCAGTGGTCGGTAGTGGGCTGTGATTGTGTGACGGAGGCGGTTGCACTGGCAGAAGAAAACCGCCAAAAACTGGGCTTGGCCAATGTGAAATTTATGCAATCGAACTGGTACGCGAATCTGACGGTCGGGGATAAATACGATCTTATCGTCAGCAATCCACCCTATATTGAAGAGAACGACCCTCACCTTGCCCAGGGCGATGTGCGTTTTGAACCCCGTTCAGCGTTGGTATCGGGTGAGGATGGCTTGCGTGATATCCGCAGGATCGTTGCTGAATCTGGCGCATATCTCAATAGCGGTGGCGCAATGCTGCTAGAGCATGGTTACAGGCAGGGCGATGCCGTTCGTCAGATATTGCTGTCAGCGGGATTTTTGTCGGTGTCTACTTTAAAGGATCTTGCGGGGCAGGACCGGGTTAGCTGGGGGGTGAAAGCCGATGGATGA